ACTGTGCCTGGGTACCTTTACCCGCGCCAGGGGCACCTAACAGAATAATGCGCATATAATATTGCCTTATATTATTTATGACGGTTTAAAAAAAAACACACTATACAAGCTCGCCACTAGACAGACAAGCCCAAAGCGGCGTTCGAAGCAAAAAAGCAGCATAAATGCGACTTTTTTAAGTCATAGATCAACAAGCAAGAAATTACTTGCGCAAACTTAAGATAAATTTATTAAAAAGCGGACAGGATAAGCAGGAATTTTCAGGTCTTTAACTGCAGTTAAAACCTTTTATCCGGGGAAAAAAATAGCGCCCGCAGGCGCCATTTTCAATCGACTTTCTAACGGAGTAAATCCGTCAGCATTACTTGGTCAGGCTCAGCATAAGCTTATTCAAACGGCTAACAAAGCTAGCTGGATCCTGCAGGCTGCCGCGCTCCGCCAGCATCGCCTGTTCAAACAAGACTTCGGTCCATTGCTTGAACTGCTCATCATCCTGCTCATCCGCAACATGACGCACCAGGTCATGCTCACCGTTGATTTCAAAAATAGGCTTAGATTCAGGTACCGGCTGCCCTACGGACTGCATCAGCTTCATCATCTGGCTGCTCATGTCCTGCTCGTCGGTAACGATACAGGCCGGAGAGTCCGTTAAACGCTGCGACAGGCGCACGTCTTTAACCTTGTCACCTAAGGCTTCCTTGATGCGGGTCACGACAGAATCAAACTCCTGCTCCAGTTTTTCCTGGGCTTCTTTGGCTTCTTCATCTTCCATATCACCCAGGTTCAGACCGCCACGGGCAACCGATTGCAGCTGCTTGCCGTCAAACTCGGTTAAGTGGCTGATCAACCACTCATCGATGCGGTCAGACAGCAATAAGACTTCGATGCCTTTCTTGCGGAAAACTTCCAGGTGCGGGCTGTTTTTCGCGGCTTCAAAACTGTCGGCAACCACGAAGTAGATCTTGTCCTGGCCTTCTTTCATGCGCTCCACATATTCCGCTAGGGAAACATTTTGGGTGGCGTTGTTTTCATGGGTCGAGGCAAAACGCAATAACTTGGCAATTTGCTCTTTGTGGGTCATGTCTTCCGCCGGGCCTTCTTTTAACACTTGGCCGAATTCATCCCAGAAAGTCTGATATTTCTCTTTATCGTTTTTGCCTAAACGCTCAAGCATAGTTAATACGCGCTTAGTACAACCCTTGCGGATAGCCTGGGTGACCTTGTTGTCCTGTAAAATTTCACGGGATACGTTTAACGGCAGGTCATTCGAGTCAAGCAGACCTTTTACGAAACGTAAGTAGGTCGGCATAAACTGCTCGGCGTCATCCATGATGAAGACACGCTGTACATAAAGCTTTAATCCGTGCTGTTTTTCACGGTTGTACATATCAAACGGCGCCTTGGACGGAATATAAAGCAGGCTGGTATATTCGGTTTTACCTTCTACCTTGTTATGGGCCCATAACAGAGGATCAGAGAAGTCATGGGATACATGCTTGTAGAATTCTTTATATTCGTCGTCGTTCAACTCAGACTTCTCACGCGTCCACAGTGCGGTAGCCTTGTTACAGGCTTGCCATTCTGCCGGCTTGGCCGGTACTGCCGGGATTTTCTCCCCGTCAGGGCCTTCGCTTTCCGGTACTTCGGCCACTTCCGGCGTCAGCATTTCCACCGAAACGGAAATATGATCTGAGTATTTAGTGACAATAGACTTTAAGCGCCAGTCATCAAGAAATTCTGCTTCGTCTTCCTTCAGGTGCAGGATAATGTCGGTACCACGGCCGGCCTTTTCGATACCTTCAACGGTAAAGTCACCTTCACCGGCAGAAGTCCACTGAACACCGTCACTGGCTGCGCCACCGGCGATACGGGTACGTACCGTAACTTTATCGGCCACGATAAAGGCAGAGTAAAAACCGACACCGAACTGGCCGATCAGCTGGGAATCAGCCGCCTGGTCGCCGGATAACTTAGAGAAAAACTCGGCGGTACCGGATTTAGCTATCGTACCTAAGTGCTCGATAACATCGTCACGGGTCATACCGATACCGTTGTCGGAAATCGTGATGGTGTTATTTTCTTTATCGGCGCTGACACGCACCCGCAACTCACCGTCGCCTTCATATAAGTCCGCATCGGACAAAGCTCTAAAACGCAGTTTATCTGCAGCATCGGCGGCATTGGAAACGAGTTCACGCAGGAAAATTTCTTTGTTGGAATACAGTGAATGTATCATTAACTGAAGTAATTGTTTTACTTCGGTTTGAAAGCCATGAACTTCTTTTTGACCAGTCTCAGACATCTGAAACATCTCCTTTTAAATAACGTCTTGTTGCTTAAAATAAATCACTTTGTTAAATGCAGTAAAAGCACTTAACAAAAAATCAGCGTTAACCGGCGTAATATCCGGTTTGTTTATTGATAATTTACATGTGGGGCTGACGGGGAAAAATTCAAGGGAAAGTTTAAGGGAAAATTTTATTTGGACAAAAAATGTCCCTTAAACAGGATGAAGCCTGACAGCCAAAAGGATCAGGCACTGTAATTTTTTCTGCCAGATAAAGCATGGGACAAGGTATTACCGTCGACATATTCCAGCTCGCCGCCAACAGGCACGCCATGGGCTATCCTGGAAACACTCACCTGGGATTCCCGGGCAAGATCGGCAATATAATGGGCGGTTGCCTCCCCTTCCACCGTAGGATTGGTTGCCAGGATCATTTCCTTGTATTGGCCGCTGGCCAGATGTTTGGCCAGGGTATCAAGCCCCAGGTCGTCCGGACCTATGCCGTCGATAGGAGAAAGGTGCCCCATCAAAACAAAATACTGGCCGGTAAACTCACCGGTTTGCTCGATTGCGATCACATCCGCCGGACTTTCAACAATACAGATAATTTCAGCCAGCTGACGTTTGGGACTTTGGCAGATATCACATAAGTCCTGCTCGGTAAAATTACGGCATTTCTGGCAGTGGCCTATACTGTCCATGGCCCGTCCCAGGGCATCCGACAACTTCATGCCGCCGTGACGGTTACGTTCGAGCAAATGAAAAGCCATGCGTTGTGCGGTTTTCGCACCGACACCCGACAGGCAGCGTAACGAGTCGATTAACTCTTGTACTAAAGGACTGAATTTCATCGTATGTCCTGTTCAAAAATAAAGGTAAATAAACGCTCATCTTAAAGCAAGCGCAGGAGTGGCATCATCCAGGGATTATGCGGTCAAAGGATAACTGCCGCCCTATAAACAAATCAAGCGGTAATCCACTGGAATTACCGCTTGATATCATCAGCATAAAGGCTTAGAAAGGCATTTTGAATCCCGGTGGCATTTGCAGGCCGCCGGTTAAATCGCCCATTTTGGCTTTGTTCTGCTCTTCCACCCGGCGTACGGCATCGTTAAATGCGGCCGCTACCAGATCTTCCACCATTTCTTTGTCGTCTTCAAAAAGGGTGTCATCGATTTCAACACGACGTACGCTGTGGCTGCCGGTCATAGTCACTTTCACTAAGCCTGCACCGGATTCACCGGTTACTTCCATATTCGCCAGCTCTTCCTGTGCTTTTTGCATTTTAGCTTGCATCTGTTGGGCCTGCTTCATCAAGTTGCCCATGCCACCTTTCATCATAATTTCATCTCCAAGGGTATTTACCGCCAAACATAGGGGTTAACGGCGTGAATTTCAAGTCCGGACTCGTTAATTTCAACTTTCTGTCCGCAAAAATCTGTATACTTAACGGTGCACATACTATTAGGCGCAATCAAGCTCCGGTGCTATAAGGCGGCAATGGTTTGTTCATCCAGGGTTGCCTGGAAATCATTTTGCAGGGTCATCACGATATCATCAGCTAATAACAGGGCTTTGGCATAGTCATAACGTTTATCATTAATATCCGCCTGGATCTGATAGGGATCAGCCACCGTTTGCTCAACTA
This genomic window from Thalassomonas viridans contains:
- the htpG gene encoding molecular chaperone HtpG, whose protein sequence is MSETGQKEVHGFQTEVKQLLQLMIHSLYSNKEIFLRELVSNAADAADKLRFRALSDADLYEGDGELRVRVSADKENNTITISDNGIGMTRDDVIEHLGTIAKSGTAEFFSKLSGDQAADSQLIGQFGVGFYSAFIVADKVTVRTRIAGGAASDGVQWTSAGEGDFTVEGIEKAGRGTDIILHLKEDEAEFLDDWRLKSIVTKYSDHISVSVEMLTPEVAEVPESEGPDGEKIPAVPAKPAEWQACNKATALWTREKSELNDDEYKEFYKHVSHDFSDPLLWAHNKVEGKTEYTSLLYIPSKAPFDMYNREKQHGLKLYVQRVFIMDDAEQFMPTYLRFVKGLLDSNDLPLNVSREILQDNKVTQAIRKGCTKRVLTMLERLGKNDKEKYQTFWDEFGQVLKEGPAEDMTHKEQIAKLLRFASTHENNATQNVSLAEYVERMKEGQDKIYFVVADSFEAAKNSPHLEVFRKKGIEVLLLSDRIDEWLISHLTEFDGKQLQSVARGGLNLGDMEDEEAKEAQEKLEQEFDSVVTRIKEALGDKVKDVRLSQRLTDSPACIVTDEQDMSSQMMKLMQSVGQPVPESKPIFEINGEHDLVRHVADEQDDEQFKQWTEVLFEQAMLAERGSLQDPASFVSRLNKLMLSLTK
- the recR gene encoding recombination mediator RecR, translated to MKFSPLVQELIDSLRCLSGVGAKTAQRMAFHLLERNRHGGMKLSDALGRAMDSIGHCQKCRNFTEQDLCDICQSPKRQLAEIICIVESPADVIAIEQTGEFTGQYFVLMGHLSPIDGIGPDDLGLDTLAKHLASGQYKEMILATNPTVEGEATAHYIADLARESQVSVSRIAHGVPVGGELEYVDGNTLSHALSGRKNYSA
- a CDS encoding YbaB/EbfC family nucleoid-associated protein, which produces MMMKGGMGNLMKQAQQMQAKMQKAQEELANMEVTGESGAGLVKVTMTGSHSVRRVEIDDTLFEDDKEMVEDLVAAAFNDAVRRVEEQNKAKMGDLTGGLQMPPGFKMPF